TTTAACAGGCAATTACCCGGAAAGGGAAGGTGATAGACTTGACACCGGACTTCGGGCGGCTGATTACCGCCATGATCACCCCTTACGACAGGAACATGCAGGTAGACTATCAGTTAGCCAGGAAGCTGGCCCGCCACCTGGTGCAAAACGGTTCCGACGGCCTGGTGGTCTGCGGCACCACCGGGGAGTCTCCCGTCCTGAGCAAAGAGGAGAAGGTGGAACTATTCCGGGCAGTGGTGGAGGAAGTGGGCGGTCAGGCCACGGTGATTGCCGGGACGGGGGGTAATAACACCCAGGCCAGCATCGAACTGACCCGGGCGGCGGAGAAAGCCGGTGTGGACGGCGTGATGCTGGTCTGCCCGTACTACAACAAGCCGTCCCAGGAAGGGCTGTACCAGCACTTCAAAGCGGTGGCCACCAGTACCAATTTGCCCGTCATGCTGTACAACATCCCCGGCCGGACCGGTATCAATCTGCTGCCCGCTACCGTGGCCAGGCTGGCGGAAATTGATAATATCGTAGCCATTAAAGAAGCGGCCGGCAGTATGGATCAGGTCAGTGAACTGCGCCGCGTGCTGCCCGACGACTTTGTCATCTACAGCGGTGATGATTCGCTCACCCTGCCCATGCTGGCCCTGGGGGCGCGGGGCATTGTCAGCGTGGCCGCCCACCTGGTGGGCAATGAGATCAAACAAATGATCAATGCTTTCATGGCTGGCAATATCACCCTGGCCACCCAGCTGCACCTGAAGCTGTATCCTTTGTTCAAAGGGCTTTTCATCACCACCAACCCGGTGCCGCTCAAAACAGCACTGACTCTGCTGGGCTGGCCGGTGGGCGGGCCGCGCCTGCCGCTGGTGGAAACCACGGCCCAGGAAAAGGAGAGCATTAAAAAGGTCATGGAACAGGCAGGCCTGCTGTAGTGCAAGGCCGCAGTAAAATAATATAATAAATGTCGAAAACCGGTCCCCGGTGCAGGGGCCGGTTTTCTAATTTACTTTATAGTACTACAGTGTAATTTAAATTTATCAACAGCGGGTGTGCATCCTTCGCTCGCCGCCCAAGCTGTATACACCTGCGGGCGGTCTCAAAAATGACCGGCCCGGGCCAGCTGGGAGTCGGGCGGGCAGACGGTGAGGGGAGGGATTTTATACAGGCTGGCCGCGCCCCGCCCCCGGCCCAGGTAGACCGGCCGGTAGCGCTGCCAGAAGTGGTAGGCAAAAGGGCTGTTAACTTCAAAGACAATTGGTTTTTCCGGGTACGCTGCGCGCAGGTAATTCACCAGTGCCTGCCCGAAACCCTGGCAGCGAAAGCGGGGCAGGGTTTCCAGCGTGGCAATACCCAGCACATCCGGCTCGCTGCACCAGGTGGGGTCAAGCTGCCAGGCCACCCGCGCCACCAAGGTATTATCCACCAGGATACCGTGAAAATTTAATCCGCTCATGTCTCCCAGCCAGGTAAAGTGCAGGAGCGATTCATTTTCAAATTCCTTGCAGTAGGGTGAATGGGGAGTAAGGCGAATGATTTTCATCTACATCCCCCGATAGTTTATACTTCAGGTATTGTATCAATCATCTACTATTTTGGTTGCTCAGTCAACTATCTAAAATAACTGGAGTGGAAGACCCGCGGCCTTGTACCTATGTTTACAGCCGGAATACCCACCTTTTCAAAGTTTGGCGGGTAGGTGGGAGTTCCAGCGGGCTGTAAAACTCCTTCAAATATACTGGAAACATGGTGGTATTTGTGTTTTCTGTTTGTTGTGCCGGCCTGGGGATCGGTTTTCTGTAAATGGGCACAGGCAGATACAGTATGCTGTTTCCCAGTGTTGTTGAGCAGGACATAATCCCACCGCCCGTGTTAATTATATGTTAATCAATTGTTAATAAAATATTAACAGAAGGCACCCGGTTTGTCAATTAAACTGAGCGGCATTTAGTTGTTCCGGCTGGGAAAATTTATTATAATAGGGTAGCAAGATCCGGCCAGCCAGAATATCCTTCCGGCCTTCTCCAGTATTTTTATGTAGGACGGATTATCTGCAAAAACCAACGTATATAGAAGAAAACGGGAGGTGCATCTTTGTCCAAAGAGCCGAAAGTTGCCATCATACCCCTGGGCGGTCTGGGGGAAATCGGAAAGAACATGATGGCGGTCAAATACGGGGAGAATATTCTGGTCGTGGACTGCGGGATGATGTTTCCGGAAGAGGAACTTTTGGGAATTGACGTGGTCATTCCCGACATCACTTACCTGCTGGAAAACCGGGAACAGGTACGGGCGATTGTGTTAACCCATGGCCACGAGGATCACATCGGCGCTCTGCCCTATGTGCTGCGCCAGCTCAATCTGCCGGTCTACGGGACATGCCTGACCCTGGGCATCCTGCAGGGCAAGCTGAAAGAGCACGGGCTGGAACGGGAGGCCGTTTTGCACCGGGTCAAGCCGCGCGATACAGTGAACATCGGTCCCTTCAAGGTGGAGTTCATCCGGGTGTCGCACAGTGTACCCGATGCGGTTTCCGTAGCTATTCACACTCCGGTGGGGACCATTGTGCACACTGGCGATTTCAAGCTGGATCAGACGCCGGTGGACGGGGCGGTGACCGATTT
The sequence above is a segment of the Desulfurispora thermophila DSM 16022 genome. Coding sequences within it:
- the dapA gene encoding 4-hydroxy-tetrahydrodipicolinate synthase yields the protein MTPDFGRLITAMITPYDRNMQVDYQLARKLARHLVQNGSDGLVVCGTTGESPVLSKEEKVELFRAVVEEVGGQATVIAGTGGNNTQASIELTRAAEKAGVDGVMLVCPYYNKPSQEGLYQHFKAVATSTNLPVMLYNIPGRTGINLLPATVARLAEIDNIVAIKEAAGSMDQVSELRRVLPDDFVIYSGDDSLTLPMLALGARGIVSVAAHLVGNEIKQMINAFMAGNITLATQLHLKLYPLFKGLFITTNPVPLKTALTLLGWPVGGPRLPLVETTAQEKESIKKVMEQAGLL
- a CDS encoding GNAT family N-acetyltransferase, encoding MKIIRLTPHSPYCKEFENESLLHFTWLGDMSGLNFHGILVDNTLVARVAWQLDPTWCSEPDVLGIATLETLPRFRCQGFGQALVNYLRAAYPEKPIVFEVNSPFAYHFWQRYRPVYLGRGRGAASLYKIPPLTVCPPDSQLARAGHF